In the Streptomyces sp. NBC_00525 genome, one interval contains:
- a CDS encoding ABC transporter substrate-binding protein, giving the protein MAGCALALATLTACGSGGGDGGGSKGSGGDKLVMGFAQVGAESGWRTANTKSVREAAEKAGVELKFSDAQQKQENQIKAIRSYIQQKVDVIAFSPVVETGWDAVLMEAKRAKIPVILTDRAVDSQDTSLYKTFLGSDFVEEGRKAGKWLTDNAEGQVNVAEIQGTTGAAPAIDRQKGFKEAIAGKSDIKIVASQSGDFTRAGGKQVMEALLKSHPDINVVYAHNDDMGLGAIEAIKAAGKKPGTDIRIITVDAVKAGMQALADGEINYIVECNPLLGDQLMDLAKKVVGGEDVPARVVTEETAFTSEQAAKVLKDRKY; this is encoded by the coding sequence ATAGCAGGGTGCGCCCTGGCGCTGGCCACGCTGACCGCCTGCGGAAGCGGCGGCGGCGACGGCGGGGGCTCCAAGGGGTCCGGCGGCGACAAGCTCGTCATGGGCTTCGCACAGGTGGGCGCGGAGAGCGGCTGGCGCACCGCCAACACCAAGTCGGTACGGGAGGCCGCCGAGAAGGCCGGCGTCGAGCTGAAGTTCTCCGACGCGCAGCAGAAGCAGGAGAACCAGATCAAGGCCATCCGCTCCTACATCCAGCAGAAGGTGGACGTCATCGCCTTCAGCCCGGTGGTGGAGACGGGCTGGGACGCCGTCCTGATGGAGGCCAAGCGCGCCAAGATCCCGGTCATCCTCACCGACCGGGCCGTCGACTCCCAGGACACCTCCCTCTACAAGACGTTCCTCGGCTCCGACTTCGTCGAGGAGGGCCGCAAGGCCGGCAAGTGGCTCACCGACAACGCCGAGGGCCAGGTCAACGTCGCGGAGATCCAGGGCACCACGGGCGCCGCCCCCGCCATCGACCGGCAGAAGGGCTTCAAGGAGGCCATCGCCGGAAAGTCCGACATCAAGATCGTGGCCTCCCAGAGCGGCGACTTCACCCGGGCCGGCGGCAAGCAGGTCATGGAGGCGCTGCTCAAGTCCCACCCGGACATCAACGTGGTCTACGCCCACAACGACGACATGGGCCTGGGCGCCATCGAGGCGATCAAGGCGGCGGGCAAGAAGCCCGGCACCGACATCAGGATCATCACGGTGGACGCGGTCAAGGCGGGCATGCAGGCGCTGGCGGACGGCGAGATCAACTACATCGTCGAGTGCAACCCCCTCCTCGGCGACCAGCTGATGGACCTGGCGAAGAAGGTTGTGGGCGGCGAGGACGTCCCCGCGCGCGTCGTCACCGAGGAGACCGCCTTCACCTCCGAGCAGGCGGCGAAGGTCCTCAAGGACCGGAAGTACTGA